In Mytilus trossulus isolate FHL-02 chromosome 6, PNRI_Mtr1.1.1.hap1, whole genome shotgun sequence, a single window of DNA contains:
- the LOC134723621 gene encoding uncharacterized protein LOC134723621, protein MMTMMHLFTCFLFVLMFGTSEQCEASFTATLPGGYNTNNLKPCVQYNQVLCPDDGYNSTTGVFTAEINGTYIVSVTMMTGLVAGHTNLMKNDGTYVWLYTGNQWDMATQVVCMDLVEGDRIWVIMANTASYTLFDVYNVFSAGLVSSD, encoded by the exons ATGATGACGATGATGCATCTTTTTACATGTTTCTTATTTGTGTTGATGTTTGGTACAAGTGAACAATGTGAAG CTTCATTTACAGCGACATTACCCGGCGgttataatacaaataatctTAAACCATGTGTCCAATACAACCAGGTCCTTTGTCCGGATGATGGTTACAATAGCACTACAGGTGTTTTTACTGCAGAAATAAATGGTACTTACATTGTGTCTGTAACCATGATGACAGGTCTTGTTGCGGGTCACACTAATCTTATGAAGAATGATGGAACTTATGTGTGGCTATATACTGGTAACCAATGGGATATGGCAACCCAAGTTGTCTGCATGGATCTAGTAGAGGGAGATCGGATTTGGGTAATAATGGCAAACACGGCATCATACACTCTCTTTGATGTCTACAACGTTTTCAGTGCAGGTCTTGTATCTTCAGATTGA